A window from Streptomyces subrutilus encodes these proteins:
- a CDS encoding RNA polymerase sigma factor — protein MSTAQAVEAVFRIESARIIAGVARIVRDVGIAEELAQDALVAALEQWPRTGVPDRPGAWLTATAKNRAVDLVRRRETYARKLAEVGRTLEDAPPPPEPADPDDIDDDLLRLIFTACHPVLATEARIALTLRLMGGLTTAEIARAFLAPEPTVAQRIVRAKRALARAGVPFEVPYGADRDQRLASVLEVIYLVFNEGHSATEGDDLVRPALCEDALRLARVLAGLMPDEPEVHGLAALLEFQASRIATRTGPDGAPVLLADQNRSRWNRMLIHRGVEALRRAGTGPYSVQAAIAGCHAAAVRYEDTDWATIAALYDRLVRLVPSPVVELNRAVAVSMARGPQAALPLVDALAAEPALRSYHLLPSVRGDLLERLGRPAEARAEFERAAALTRNASERALLLGRAARL, from the coding sequence GTGAGTACGGCCCAGGCGGTCGAAGCGGTGTTCAGGATCGAGTCCGCGCGGATCATCGCCGGTGTCGCCCGGATCGTGCGGGACGTCGGCATCGCCGAGGAACTCGCCCAGGACGCGCTCGTCGCCGCCCTGGAGCAGTGGCCGCGGACCGGCGTGCCGGACCGTCCCGGCGCCTGGCTCACGGCCACCGCCAAGAACCGCGCCGTCGACCTCGTCCGCCGCAGGGAGACGTACGCGCGCAAGCTCGCCGAGGTCGGCCGGACCCTGGAGGACGCCCCGCCGCCCCCCGAACCCGCCGACCCGGACGACATCGACGACGACCTGCTGCGGCTGATCTTCACCGCCTGCCACCCCGTCCTGGCCACCGAGGCCCGCATCGCCCTCACCCTGCGCCTGATGGGCGGTCTGACCACCGCGGAGATCGCCCGCGCCTTCCTCGCCCCCGAACCCACCGTCGCCCAGCGCATCGTCCGCGCCAAACGGGCGCTGGCCCGGGCGGGCGTCCCCTTCGAGGTGCCGTACGGGGCCGACCGCGACCAGCGGCTGGCCTCCGTGCTGGAGGTCATCTACCTGGTCTTCAACGAGGGCCACTCGGCGACCGAGGGCGACGACCTGGTCCGCCCCGCCCTCTGCGAGGACGCCCTGCGGCTGGCCCGCGTCCTGGCCGGACTGATGCCCGACGAGCCCGAGGTGCACGGACTCGCCGCCCTGCTGGAGTTCCAGGCCTCCCGGATCGCCACCCGCACCGGCCCGGACGGCGCACCGGTACTGCTCGCCGACCAGAACCGCTCCCGATGGAACCGGATGCTCATCCACCGGGGCGTCGAGGCCCTGCGGCGCGCGGGCACCGGCCCCTACTCCGTACAGGCCGCCATCGCCGGCTGCCACGCGGCGGCCGTCCGCTACGAGGACACCGACTGGGCCACCATCGCCGCCCTCTACGACCGGCTCGTCCGGCTCGTGCCCTCGCCCGTCGTCGAGCTCAACCGGGCCGTGGCCGTCTCGATGGCCCGGGGGCCGCAGGCGGCGCTTCCGCTGGTCGACGCCCTGGCGGCCGAGCCGGCGCTGCGCTCCTACCACCTGCTGCCGAGCGTACGGGGCGACCTGCTGGAGCGGCTCGGCCGGCCCGCGGAGGCCCGCGCCGAGTTCGAACGCGCCGCCGCCCTCACCCGCAACGCGAGCGAACGCGCCCTGCTCCTCGGCCGCGCCGCCCGCCTCTGA
- a CDS encoding thioredoxin family protein: MARRVHQPLEDQEFDFVLSMATGPVLAYFTGTWPKAVEACRAMDEVVGELAREYGDRLTAVRTDITRCPATTRRFEVTGAPTAVLIVDGAAIATQAGPLTGEEFRQFLDAHL, translated from the coding sequence ATGGCACGTCGGGTACACCAGCCACTGGAGGACCAGGAGTTCGACTTCGTGCTCTCGATGGCCACGGGGCCGGTTCTCGCCTACTTCACCGGGACCTGGCCCAAGGCCGTCGAGGCCTGTCGCGCCATGGACGAGGTCGTCGGCGAGCTGGCACGGGAGTACGGGGACCGGCTCACGGCCGTCCGCACCGACATCACCCGCTGCCCCGCGACGACCAGGCGTTTCGAAGTGACCGGCGCCCCGACCGCGGTGCTGATCGTGGACGGCGCGGCGATCGCGACGCAGGCCGGACCGCTGACGGGCGAGGAGTTCCGGCAGTTCCTGGACGCCCACCTCTGA
- a CDS encoding condensation domain-containing protein: MRQFPLEMHHVAPGRVVEWQLRSTAAEAGERIDEAGRRASFNQDKHFTVAEESRAADDPVASWVAVTFEVSGRLDEPVLARALLAFVQRHEVLRCAFRRLAGELACEPFDAGELALEAREVGAFDTSERMGGFLVERFRRSIDTLSWPLFVMGAVVRTDSATVYLAFDHIVCDGMSMPVVVQEVMTAYEALRAGGELDLTPAPSYLDFAEEQRRRYLSIDARDERLDYWRAFMGPEGEFFPRFPLDLGVEPGRMYPIVNEASTLLDAGEAEVFEKTCLAVGGKPFMGLLASVAVCLREAGGPGVYRGLMPVSERGRDTWTDSVGWFVNTLPIEFDASPGRDFGQVMASVRSGFGEMISHVDVPFVRAWELLAPEEFAARSWPYPVNFFSYIDMRRCRGAERHDEWRAATHVWSARANGACSWFQRDTAGLHMNSLYVDTAAARRTMDDFQEALRLTVQEVARSGGFGRPIALTPPRRPVDTPLDAAGGARRS, encoded by the coding sequence ATGCGGCAGTTTCCTCTGGAGATGCACCACGTGGCACCCGGACGGGTGGTCGAGTGGCAGTTGCGGTCCACCGCGGCGGAGGCCGGCGAGCGGATCGACGAAGCCGGCAGGAGGGCGTCCTTCAACCAGGACAAGCACTTCACCGTCGCCGAGGAGAGCCGGGCCGCCGACGACCCCGTGGCCTCGTGGGTCGCGGTCACCTTCGAGGTCTCCGGCCGGCTCGACGAACCGGTGCTGGCCCGGGCCCTGCTGGCGTTCGTCCAGCGCCACGAGGTGCTGCGCTGCGCGTTCCGGCGACTGGCCGGCGAGCTGGCGTGCGAGCCGTTCGACGCCGGTGAACTCGCCCTCGAAGCACGGGAGGTGGGCGCGTTCGACACGTCGGAGCGGATGGGCGGCTTCCTGGTCGAGCGGTTCCGCCGCAGCATCGACACCCTCTCGTGGCCGCTGTTCGTCATGGGGGCGGTGGTCCGCACGGACTCCGCGACCGTCTATCTGGCCTTCGACCACATCGTCTGCGACGGCATGTCGATGCCGGTGGTCGTCCAGGAGGTGATGACCGCCTACGAGGCCCTGCGCGCCGGCGGGGAGCTCGACCTCACGCCCGCCCCCAGCTACCTGGACTTCGCCGAGGAGCAGCGCCGCCGCTACCTGTCCATCGACGCCCGCGACGAGCGGCTGGACTACTGGCGGGCCTTCATGGGGCCGGAGGGAGAGTTCTTCCCGCGGTTCCCGCTCGACCTCGGAGTGGAGCCGGGGCGGATGTACCCGATCGTCAACGAGGCCTCGACGCTGCTGGACGCCGGTGAGGCGGAGGTGTTCGAGAAGACCTGTCTGGCGGTGGGCGGGAAGCCCTTCATGGGACTGCTCGCCTCGGTGGCCGTCTGCCTGCGCGAGGCGGGCGGGCCCGGGGTCTACCGCGGTCTGATGCCGGTGAGCGAGCGCGGCCGCGACACGTGGACGGACTCGGTGGGCTGGTTCGTCAACACCCTGCCCATCGAGTTCGACGCCTCGCCCGGCCGGGACTTCGGGCAGGTGATGGCCTCGGTCCGCAGCGGCTTCGGCGAGATGATCAGCCATGTCGACGTGCCGTTCGTCCGGGCGTGGGAGCTGCTGGCGCCCGAGGAGTTCGCCGCCCGCTCCTGGCCCTACCCGGTCAACTTCTTCTCGTACATCGACATGCGCCGCTGCCGGGGGGCCGAGCGGCACGACGAGTGGCGGGCCGCGACGCACGTGTGGTCGGCGCGGGCCAACGGCGCGTGCTCCTGGTTCCAGCGGGACACGGCGGGGCTGCACATGAACTCGCTGTACGTGGACACCGCGGCGGCCCGCCGCACGATGGACGACTTCCAGGAGGCGCTGCGCCTGACGGTCCAGGAGGTCGCCCGATCCGGCGGGTTCGGCCGGCCGATCGCGCTGACGCCGCCGCGCCGGCCGGTGGACACCCCGCTCGACGCGGCCGGCGGGGCGCGCCGGAGCTGA
- a CDS encoding YciI family protein has protein sequence MPRFLTMIRIDEQNQPAEAFPADFEQRMGALLEEITKAGVMLDTAGLLPTSESTRLSWSGGKISYTDGPFTETKEVVGGYSLTQCKDKAEAVEWTKRFLEIHPAHWNVSAEVREIQEM, from the coding sequence ATGCCGCGCTTCCTGACGATGATCCGCATCGACGAGCAGAACCAGCCCGCCGAAGCCTTCCCCGCCGACTTCGAACAGCGCATGGGCGCCCTCCTGGAGGAGATCACCAAGGCCGGGGTCATGCTCGACACGGCCGGGCTGCTCCCGACCTCCGAGAGCACCCGCCTCAGCTGGTCCGGCGGGAAGATCAGCTACACCGACGGCCCGTTCACCGAGACCAAGGAGGTCGTCGGCGGATACTCCCTCACCCAGTGCAAGGACAAGGCCGAGGCCGTCGAATGGACCAAGCGGTTCCTGGAGATCCACCCGGCGCACTGGAACGTCAGCGCCGAGGTCCGCGAGATCCAGGAGATGTGA
- a CDS encoding DoxX family protein translates to MPRRPSSPLLLAGLLAGAAVAHAALPRQFDAMVPRSLPGSPRRWTYASGVAELALAAGVAHPRTRRVAALGAAAFFVGVFPANVRMAADARSRGPAVRAAALGRLPLQVPLVLWARNVSRGAAR, encoded by the coding sequence ATGCCGCGCCGCCCTTCTTCCCCCCTCCTGCTCGCCGGCCTGCTGGCCGGGGCCGCGGTCGCCCACGCGGCCCTTCCCCGGCAGTTCGACGCCATGGTGCCGCGCTCGCTGCCGGGCAGCCCGCGGCGCTGGACGTACGCGAGCGGGGTGGCCGAGCTCGCGCTCGCCGCCGGGGTGGCCCACCCGCGCACCCGCCGGGTGGCGGCGCTGGGCGCGGCGGCGTTCTTCGTCGGGGTGTTCCCGGCGAACGTGCGGATGGCGGCCGACGCACGGAGCCGCGGACCCGCCGTGCGGGCCGCGGCGCTCGGCCGGCTCCCCCTCCAGGTCCCGCTGGTCCTGTGGGCCCGCAACGTGAGCCGCGGCGCGGCCCGCTGA
- a CDS encoding ABC transporter ATP-binding protein translates to MSAEAPTYEELQRRALAAAAPRGRAAGTAIVCDRLVRIFTTAGVEVQALQGLELTVAQGDLVGLVGASGSGKSTLLNILAGLDVPTAGTASVGGYDLLEMSARDRLRYRREAVGFVWQQTARNLLPFLTAAQNIALPMQLKGNGRGAAKRHAVRTAELLEALGIAELADRRPAALSGGQQQRVAIAVAMANNPAVLLADEPTGELDSETGSAVFEAFRTVNRELGATVVIVTHDPMVAGEVRRTVAMRDGRTSTEVLRRVVTDEHGTESVSEREYVMLDRTGRVQLPPKFLEALGMEHRVAVDLAPDHIELRPDTHAASEHL, encoded by the coding sequence ATGAGCGCCGAAGCGCCCACGTACGAAGAGCTGCAGCGCCGGGCCCTGGCCGCCGCGGCGCCCCGGGGCCGGGCGGCCGGCACGGCCATCGTCTGCGACCGGCTGGTGCGGATCTTCACCACGGCCGGGGTCGAGGTCCAGGCCCTGCAGGGGCTGGAGCTGACGGTCGCCCAGGGCGACCTGGTCGGCCTGGTCGGCGCGTCCGGGAGCGGCAAGTCGACGCTGCTGAACATCCTCGCCGGGCTGGACGTACCCACGGCCGGCACGGCCTCGGTCGGCGGCTACGACCTGCTGGAGATGTCGGCGCGCGACCGGCTGCGCTACCGGCGCGAGGCGGTCGGCTTCGTCTGGCAGCAGACGGCGCGCAACCTCCTGCCGTTCCTGACCGCCGCGCAGAACATCGCCCTGCCGATGCAGCTGAAGGGGAACGGGCGCGGCGCCGCCAAGCGGCACGCCGTGCGCACCGCCGAGCTGCTGGAGGCCCTCGGCATCGCCGAGCTGGCGGACCGCAGGCCGGCGGCGCTCTCCGGCGGCCAGCAGCAGCGCGTGGCGATCGCCGTGGCCATGGCGAACAACCCGGCCGTCCTGCTCGCCGACGAGCCCACCGGCGAACTCGACTCCGAGACCGGGTCCGCGGTCTTCGAGGCCTTCCGCACCGTCAACCGCGAACTCGGGGCGACCGTCGTCATCGTCACCCACGACCCCATGGTCGCCGGGGAGGTCCGCCGTACCGTCGCCATGCGCGACGGCCGCACCAGCACCGAGGTGCTGCGCCGGGTCGTCACCGACGAGCACGGCACCGAGTCGGTGAGCGAACGCGAGTACGTGATGCTCGACCGGACCGGCCGCGTCCAGCTGCCCCCGAAGTTCCTGGAGGCGCTGGGCATGGAGCACCGCGTCGCCGTCGACCTCGCCCCCGACCACATCGAACTGCGGCCCGACACGCACGCCGCGTCCGAGCACCTCTGA